CAGGATCATTGTTCCCTCAAGTTTGACTACCCCTCGTCTCCGTTTCTGGAAAAACCTGGTCAAGAATCCAAGGGAACAGCATATGCATGATTTTTGTCCAATCGGTGCCACCTACCACCCTTTGAAAATATATAATCTGTCGGCATGACCTGCTGAGATACAACAAATACTACCAAGCTGAAGCTGCAAAGATCCTGTCatcaacatgttcaaaacTATACATTTCCTGCCTTGGTTACGGGGAAGCTTTGATCACACATGGGCCTGACCGGTTCATGTCAGGGAGCAGTTCAAATGGTcataaagaagaaaaagcaagCAAATGGCAACCACTTGTGGAGCATGAGCTTTTACACCtgttttgacaaacttgcCCCCCATTTCTACTGCAAAACCACTCCAATATGCTATATAATCCCATGAGAGAACTAGACCAACAAGAGACACAGGCTAGCAACTGAAATGAGCTCCCTCGCCATGaactccctgctcgccacctTGGCAGTTGCCGTCCTTGCCCTCTTCCCGATTGCTGCTGTCGGAGCTGGCCTGAAGGTCGGGTTCTACAGCAAGACCTGCCCATCCGCGGAGACCCTGGTGCAGCAGGCAGTGGCTGCTTCCTTCAAGAATAACGGTGGTGTCGCTGCTGGCCTCATCCGATTGCATTTCCACGACTGCTTTGTGAAAGTATGTacactgcattttttttcctttctcttaTACCTGCACTGTTGACATAAAGGAAAGCCTGAGCTGTAAGTCCATCGTAGCAATCAACTTACACCTATAGGATTCCTTATTTGCACCCCTTAAGCAGAATGATAAACTGAGCGATAATTAAAGGAAGGTATTGTTTCTGCTGAAGATATGGCAAATACGGTATCTAAATTCTAAACATCTTTCTCGTAGCAGGAAATATAATACCATCCTTAATCAACATAagtaaatactccctccgatccataataagtatcGGGGGTTTAGTACAACGTCCCcggcacttattatggatcggagggagtagcagacAGTGATCAATATAAGTATTCCTCTCAGTTAGCTGCAAGTGCAAGCTGAAtaccatgtactccctccgttccataattcttgtctcaaatttgcccaaatatggatgtatcaattcctaaaaagcatctatatagatgtaatatttcgacaagaattatgaaacggagggagtactaattttgTATCAGTGACTAGTCTGTGCCGACACCAAAGCACCCAAGTCGCATCTCGAAGGTATTGAGTTACTGTTAGTCCTAGCCTCCTAGGAATATGGGTGTGGATAGATAGACCCTTACTAAAGTACAGTGTCACAAACATCTACTTTTAGCTAAATCCATCGAAGTCAGATAGATCTGAACAAGAAGCAGCATACAGTCAGTTAGCATAATTTTATTCCCCCTGATGATGATTACTCTGTATACACAACATAAAGATCACTCATAGCTCACTCTCAGTACACAGGTCAAATTTGGTTAACAGCATAAATTCTCCTGAAAGTTCCAATTTGTATAACGAACTTGCATTTAGCTCAAAATACCATGAAAGAACACGCATGttaacaaaaagcaaaagaggAACCAGCATATCATGTCTATGATTAATTCTAATGCAACGTAAAGTTCATGCTCACCAATATTTGTGAGGTGACCCAATCTTATCAAACACCATTATTATATGCCACAGGGTTGCGACGGCTCAGTCCTGATCGACTCAACTGCAAACAACACTGCTGAGAAGGACGCAATCCCCAACAACCCCAGTCTCCGCGGGTTTGAGGTTATTGATGCTGCAAAGAAGGCCATTGAGGCCAAATGCCCCAAGATAGTCTCATGCGCTGACATCCTTGCCTTTGCCGCCCGAGACAGCATAGCACTAGCAGGTAATGTTACTTACAAGGTGCCTGCTGGTCGCCGTGATGGCAGGATATCCAGTGACCAGAATGCCCTGAACAACCTCCCCTCGCCGCTCTCAACGGCATCTGAGCTGGTAGGCAACTTCACCTTGAAGAATCTCACAGCTGAGGACATGGTCGTCCTCTCCGGTGCCCACACGATAGGTGTCTCGCGCTGCTCGTCCTTCACGAACAGGCTATATGGCTTCAGCAACACCAGTCAGGTATAACGTGTTCAAATCTACAGCAGTTTTCAgacattttcttttggagCATATGGTATGCATCTAGCCTTTCTTCCCCTAAATGATTATCTCTGCTACCAGGTTGATCCTACAATGAGCTCTGCCTATGCTTTCCTGCTCAAGAACATATGCCCTGCCAACAGCAGCCAGTTCTTCCCAAACACAacgatggatatggatatcATCACCCCCGCGGTGCTTGACAATAAGTATTATGTGAGTCTGATAAACAACCTAGGCCTATTTACGTCAGACCAAGCATTACTCACAAACTCAACTCTGAAAGCATCAGTGGACGAGTTTGTGAAGAACGAAAATAGATGGAAGAGCAAGTTTGTCAAGTCCATGGTTAAGATGGGGAACATTGAGGTGCTAACAGGAACACAAGGAGAGATTAGGCTCAACTGCAGGGTCATAAACAAAGGGAGCACTGGTCTTGAGTTTAATTCTGGTATCAACTCTGGTGAATTCACTGAAATAGCAACAAGCTAGTGGGTGCTGTGGACTGTGGTCTCAAGTAATGCAGTAAATCGAACTTTTAGGTTGTTGCTTTGacaagaataaaagaaaacaagcatacaaaaactgaaggaaaacaaaagattgtcctgttttctgttttgccTCGTGTATGACTAAGTGCTTTGTTGTATCAATACAGAAACAAATTTTCAGCAAAATGTTGCGCATCGAAATAATGCATTGTGAATTTAAGCAAGATGACAATGGGCTGTTGTGTTCAGTGTAGTAACATCATCCATATTGAAGCAATGAATGGGTTGTTGGACAGTTGGAGAGCTACTTCCAGACAACACGATATTGTAGTCCGTACTTGAATGATGTGATTAATGGTTTAAACATGGCTCAACTTCGATAGAATGTACCAACACCACTTAACTTTCTTAAATTAATGTGATTCTAGGCCCAGGAAAACAGATAGTATTTAATTTAAGCCAGCATTCTACTTTCGTTTCAAGCAGCATCCATATGAAAGGTTGGTGCTTCTAACAAGAACTAATTGAAAAACACTGGTCAAACAAACATCTCTAGATATTGTTTGCTCTTCAACTCTGTTTTCTAGAATGCTTGGCCTTTGGATCATTATTTTAAGTTTTAACCAACAGACATTGCCAATCGTGACTACCGTCTACCTTCTCCAAAGTGATTGATTCAAGCCAACCTCAATGCAAATAAGATTGCAGGTCCATGGAAATATCTTGTATCTTGGGATCATTGCTGTCAGTTAGGCATGTGGCATAAGTAGAGAATGAAAATTCCAGATAACGCTACCATGATCATAGCTCTTGGAGAATCTCATCACAAGCATGTGCACCTAATGCTGAATTTTATGCTATGACTGATCCTAGTTGTTTACGacctctttttcttctttatctTTGCAGCTCCATGACTATCTCCAGTTTTCCAGACACATGTTCATTCCAGAATCTTTGAGAACTAATGTTAATCTAACAATGACTTTCATCCACCTGTTTTCAGCTTTATTTTGGGCACAATTAACAGATATGCCCCTCTATTGGACCAATAGCAATTGAATTACATTTCAAGAAATATTTTGGAGTTATATCTTTAAAAGAAGTATTATTGAAAACTAATCTGTCGCAAAAGGCCCACTTATGTTGAGGCCCTGATGACATCACAGATCCACATTCAAAGAAAATCAGTATCATGGGCCAATAGCAATCAGGCCCCCAAAAGGCCCAGTTGAAATGTTTGAGCCTGTCTATACATGGGTACCTAACGGGTACAGGCGTCAACACCCATTTCTGCTCATGAACACAGTCCTAGGCCAGGTTCAGGCATGGGTTTGGTAGTGTCTTACCTGATTGCCATCCCTACCCAGCTGGGACCTAACACTGAGCATAACCACGAATACTCATGGTTACCAAGTGTTTCATAACTAACGTATAATGCCAGTAGTTCAATCATCTCTAAATACTCATCCTCCCATAATTAAGAACAACAAATACACATAAAATAAACAGGAACTAAGATATGGAAAGCTATTTTGACATGATAATAAACTGATATAGCGCTGAGAAGTGAAGAACGACAGGAATTCTTAAAGAATACGCACACAAACACACGACAGGACCCAGGTCTCTCCATATCGACGATAGAAATTTCTTTGCTTTAAAGAGGAATGGGACTTTGAACCCAAGGCAGCAAGGAAAATACACAAGATAGCCAAGAAAAAGTCTCTTAAACAGATAAGTACACACACATTACTAGTAAACAACAAACAGCACATAACACAATACTACAACTAGAGCAAACCAGAAGCTTACGCTACTACCACGGTAACATGCACCGGCGTGGCTCTAACAAGCACATCCTTAAACTGTGCAATCAGGGGTTGGCGGGACCATGAATGCCAACCACGCCACTGCCGCCAGGCACCAACGGCGAGCCACCGATGCCAGGGAAGGAGCTAGAACCTGGCATTCCACCGAAACCAACCTGCGGGGTGACGCCGTTTGGGCCCGGAAAGACCCAGTTGACTGACGGGCCAGGGTAGAAGCCACCGAACCCGAAGACATTTTGTGGCCTGTAGGGCTTGGGCTCAGCTGCTGGGATGTCCCTTGCACCTTGGCAAGCAAGGGTGGTGGTGAGGAGGATGACAAGAACAAGGGTCACACGGACACTGCTAACTCTCTCCATAGTTTGCAGCTGCTTTTGCTTGCCGACTTCGGAATTAGATTGGCTTTGCCAAGAACTATGCCAAGTCCCCTCCTTTATAAGCAGTAGTGTAGTGCATTGTAGATGCTAGTGGTCTCAGGGCTGCATACCAGCTGGTCTGTAGCTATGTCTGAAACTGAAAGGTGGGCCTCGTGATTATTTGCAGCACGATCCACAGACCAGTGAATGTAGCTATGCGGTTGGCTCCAAAGACTTTGACTACGGTCAAACCATAGATCTCCATGGAACCGTACATGCTATACCCTGGCTTCAAAGACTTTGactaaaaccctagatctcCGTGGGACCGTTACATGCCTTACCCTGTTAGTGCAATTCTATCTTAAATGAAGATCATAAAGCTAAGACTTGACCTACTTAAAATAACTTTATGCAGGGTTTGGACTGTAATCGGAT
The Brachypodium distachyon strain Bd21 chromosome 2, Brachypodium_distachyon_v3.0, whole genome shotgun sequence genome window above contains:
- the LOC112270540 gene encoding collagen alpha-1(X) chain-like, whose amino-acid sequence is MERVSSVRVTLVLVILLTTTLACQGARDIPAAEPKPYRPQNVFGFGGFYPGPSVNWVFPGPNGVTPQVGFGGMPGSSSFPGIGGSPLVPGGSGVVGIHGPANP
- the LOC100837468 gene encoding peroxidase 5, with amino-acid sequence MSSLAMNSLLATLAVAVLALFPIAAVGAGLKVGFYSKTCPSAETLVQQAVAASFKNNGGVAAGLIRLHFHDCFVKGCDGSVLIDSTANNTAEKDAIPNNPSLRGFEVIDAAKKAIEAKCPKIVSCADILAFAARDSIALAGNVTYKVPAGRRDGRISSDQNALNNLPSPLSTASELVGNFTLKNLTAEDMVVLSGAHTIGVSRCSSFTNRLYGFSNTSQVDPTMSSAYAFLLKNICPANSSQFFPNTTMDMDIITPAVLDNKYYVSLINNLGLFTSDQALLTNSTLKASVDEFVKNENRWKSKFVKSMVKMGNIEVLTGTQGEIRLNCRVINKGSTGLEFNSGINSGEFTEIATS